A part of Fusarium graminearum PH-1 chromosome 3, whole genome shotgun sequence genomic DNA contains:
- a CDS encoding catabolic 3-dehydroquinase — MSRRLLLLNGPNLNLLGTREPHLYGSTTLKDVENDAINQASGLSATIETFQANSEGAIVDRIHEARGNIDAIIINAGAYTHTSVAIRDALVGVDIPFVEVHVTNVHAREKFRHHSYLCDKAEAVICGLGVFGYTAAIEYAAKHLKLRTKL, encoded by the coding sequence atgtctcgtcGTCTCCTCCTCCTTAACGGCCCCAACCTCAATCTCTTGGGCACCAGGGAACCTCACCTTTATGGATCAACAACTCTGAAAGACGTCGAAAACGATGCGATCAACCAAGCATCAGGTCTCTCAGCCACAATCGAGACTTTCCAGGCCAACTCGGAGGGTGCGATAGTGGATCGCATTCACGAAGCGCGCGGAAACAttgatgccatcatcattAACGCGGGCGCATACACGCATACGAGCGTCGCCATTCGAGATGCTCTAGTCGGAGTGGACATTCCGTTTGTTGAAGTTCACGTCACCAACGTCCACGCCAGAGAGAAGTTTAGACATCACAGTTATTTGTGCGACAAGGCGGAGGCAGTCATTTGCGGGTTGGGTGTTTTTGGGTACACGGCTGCGATTGAGTACGCAGCAAAGCATCtgaagttgagaacaaaGTTATAA
- a CDS encoding 3-dehydroshikimate dehydratase, producing the protein MAHKPSICTMSLGRCFAGHSLPHKLDMAAKYGFQGIEVFYEDLVDLSKSLPGGATHANQVIAARTIHDLCQDRSLDIICLQPFMHFGGLVDRDAQEKQFDELRHWFDLVHALDTDLILFPSSFLPAEQTTDDINVLTSDFTRAAEMGLQQQPVVRFAFEALCWGTRLSLWEESWEMVQRVDRSNFGMCLDTYNILGRIYADPATESGKTSDCDQVTQDSIKKLLTEVDVSRVFLLQVADGEKLNSPLNESHPFYNAEQPSRMSWSRNARLFYGESSYGAYLPSKQLLRAIVQGLGFEGWLSFEVFNRRFLDTDKIVPEETAKRAAESFEKMKIDIGLRTSDQVQPRLQANL; encoded by the coding sequence atggctcACAAACCAAGCATATGCACAATGTCCCTAGGCCGTTGCTTCGCAGGCCACTCCCTCCCCCATAAACTCGACATGGCCGCAAAATACGGCTTCCAAGGCATAGAAGTCTTTTACGAAGACCTAGTCGACCTCTCAAAGTCCCTCCCCGGCGGCGCCACTCACGCCAACCAAGTCATTGCCGCCCGAACAATCCATGATCTCTGCCAAGACCGTTccctcgacatcatctgtctCCAGCCCTTTATGCACTTTGGTGGGCTTGTCGATAGAGACGCACAAGAGAAGCAGTTTGACGAGTTGAGGCACTGGTTTGACCTCGTTCACGCCCTCGACACGgatttgatcttgtttcccAGTAGTTTCCTTCCCGCAGAACAGACAACTGACGACATCAATGTTCTCACATCCGACTTTACTCGTGCTGCCGAGATGGgattgcagcagcagcctgtAGTGAGGTTCGCTTTTGAGGCTTTGTGCTGGGGAACCAGGCTGTCCCTGTGGGAGGAGTCTTGGGAGATGGTGCAGCGAGTTGACAGGTCCAACTTTGGAATGTGTCTCGACACTTATAACATCCTTGGACGAATCTATGCTGATCCAGCTACCGAGTCTGGAAAGACGAGCGATTGCGACCAAGTAACACAAGATTCCATCAAGAAACTCCTGACAGAAGTTGACGTCTCGAGGGTGTTTCTTCTGCAGGTGgctgatggcgagaagctcAATTCGCCATTGAACGAGAGCCACCCCTTCTACAACGCAGAGCAACCGTCGCGCATGAGCTGGTCGCGCAATGCCAGACTCTTTTATGGCGAGAGTTCGTATGGTGCGTACCTCCCAAGCAAGCAGCTCCTCCGAGCTATTGTCCAGGGCCTTGGATTTGAGGGTTGGTTGAGTTTCGAAGTGTTCAACAGACGATTCCTCGACACAGACAAGATTGTTCCGGAAGAGACTGCCAAAAGAGCTGCCGAGTCAtttgagaagatgaagattgaTATCGGACTGCGAACTTCTGATCAAGTTCAGCCAAGATTGCAAGCAAATCTGTAA
- a CDS encoding qutG protein: MDSQQLSEIYAFAVQLGKDAGDMLMAAAQRRIDGHGTSSTTVSYVEKENSVDLVTKTDNDVENFIRTTVASKYPEHGFLGEESYSTGASRTYLVDDKPTWVVDPLDGTVNFTHLFPMFCVSIAFVVKGVPVIGVINAPFLRQFFSSCTGQGAWLNETQRLPLIRNPIPPMPANAPSACTFSCEWGKDRRDIPDGNLSRKIESFVNLASERNGRGGKGGMVHGVRSLGSATLDLAYVAMGSLDIWWEGGCWEWDVAAGFAILEEAGGLVTTANPPNDPETAEIARAHLGGRLYLAIR; the protein is encoded by the exons ATGGATAGCCAACAGTTGAGCGAGATTTATGCTTTTGCCGTCCAATTGGGCAAGGATGCGGGAGATATGCTCATGGCTGCAGCCCAGCGCCGCATCGATGGTCATGGCACTTCCTCCACTACCGTATCAtatgtcgagaaggagaactCGGTAGACCTGGTAACCAAGACTGACAACG ATGTCGAAAACTTCATTCGTACAACTGTCGCCAGTAAATACCCCGAACACGG ATTCCTGGGAGAGGAGTCATACTCTACTGGCGCATCACGAACTTACCTCGTCGACGACAAGCCAACATGGGTAGTCGATCCCCTTGACGGTACCGTCAACTTTACACATCTCTTTCCTATGTTTTGTGTATCCATCGCTTTCGTCGTTAAAGGTGTCCCGGTTATTGGTGTCATCAATGCGCCTTTCCTTCGCCAATTCTTCTCGTCATGCACAGGCCAAGGCGCATGGTTGAATGAGACTCAAAGGCTGCCATTGATTCGAAACCCAATCCCTCCCATGCCCGCAAATGCTCCTAGCGCTTGCACATTCTCATGTGAATGGGGCAAAGACCGTCGAGACATCCCAGACGGTAACTTGTCGCGAAAGATCGAGTCTTTTGTCAACTTAGCTTCAGAGAGGAATGGACGAGGAGGCAAGGGTGGGATGGTTCATGGTGTGCGAAGCTTGGGAAG CGCAACCTTGGATCTTGCATATGTCGCAATGGGCTCTTTAGATATCTGGTGGGAAGGTGGCTGCTGGGAATG GGACGTCGCTGCTGGTTTCGCCATTCTCGAAGAAGCTGGTGGTCTTGTTACAACTGCCAATCCTCCCAACGATCCAGAAACTGCCGAAATAGCAAGAGCGCATCTCGGCGGTCGATTATACCTGGCAATACGGTAA
- a CDS encoding quinate dehydrogenase, whose amino-acid sequence MSVQQITSSPTGDSLQTSQVSQLERHGYLFGKKLTASLSPFLHDVIYKALGYNWGQVRLDSADIDGFLQLAQHPDFYGASVTMPNKVAIIPYLDELTEECRDVGACNTLYLRERDGRRIFCGANTDVIGIRDSFYQNIESPDVVFHNKPALVVGGGGAARSAIYALRKKMQATTIYLVNRDEAEVEAVIADCVSRGYGEGLLHVKTVAQASSLEAPGAIVACVPDFEPVTEEEIMARAVTEAFLDKPQKGAILEMCYNPTPFTKLGAIAEDKGWKVILGTEALIYQGLEQDKYWTGKTLEEMPIEKVHIAIAEKVAQRAEAKL is encoded by the exons ATGTCTGTCCAACAAATAACATCTTCTCCCACTGGAGACTCACTCCAAACCAGCCAAGTCTCACAGCTTGAGCGACATGGATACTTGTTTGGCAAGAAACTAACAGCCTCGCTGTCGCCTTTTCTTCACGATGTTATCTACAAAGCTCTTGGTTACAACTGGGGTCAAGTTCGTCTTGACTCTGCGGATATTGATGGCTTCTTGCAACTTGCGCAACACCCTGACTTTTACG GCGCTTCAGTGACTATGCCCAACAAGGTTGCCATCATCCCTTATCTGGATGAACTCACAGAAGAATGCCGCGACGTCGGCGCCTGCAACACTCTTTACCTCCGTGAAAGAGACGGCCGTCGCATCTTTTGTGGCGCCAACACAGACGTCATTGGCATCAGAGACTCTTTCTACCAAAACATTGAGAGTCCCGATGTCGTCTTCCACAACAAGCCCGCTCTCGTTGTCGGCGGTGGCGGCGCAGCCCGAAGCGCAATCTACGCTCTGCGCAAGAAGATGCAGGCAACAACCATTTACCTCGTCAACCGAGATGAGGCAGAGGTAGAAGCCGTCATCGCCGATTGTGTATCCCGCGGGTACGGCGAAGGCTTGCTACACGTCAAGACCGTCGCACAAGCCTCATCCCTGGAAGCACCCGGCGCTATCGTCGCATGCGTACCAGACTTTGAGCCCGtgacagaagaagagattaTGGCTCGCGCTGTCACAGAAGCCTTCCTCGACAAGCCCCAAAAGGGCGCCATCCTTGAAATGTGCTACAACCCCACACCTTTCACAAAGCTGGGCGCTATAGCTGAGGACAAGGGATGGAAGGTAATCCTGGGTACTGAGGCGTTGATATACCAGGGACTCGAGCAGGACAAGTACTGGACGGGCAAGACGTTGGAGGAGATGCCGATTGAAAAGGTGCATATTGCTATTGCCGAAAAGGTTGCTCAGAGGGCTGAGGCAAAGTTGTGA
- a CDS encoding WD repeat protein, giving the protein MATIVPPPSKRQKRETLERTQTQQDVTAIAAGPAGSFKARFLDGDGKQMADVIEVPLADASEKNLSLLLNTLLAREREEFLPYRFRIHIPGSDIIVDQYPTDLLQLLRNHGIENPFETTVTLSAEPQAVFKVQPVTRMSHKIPGHGEAILAAQFSPKNSSRLATGSGDKTARIWDTETGTPKYTLSGHTGWVLAVAWSPDGARLATGSFDKTVRLWNPDTGKAVGNPLTGHAKWITNVVWEPYHLWRDGTPRLASASKDATVRIWVVNSGKTEHVLSGHKSSVSCVRWGGEGLIYSASHDKTVRVWNAEKGTLVHTLSSHVHWVNHLALSTDFVLRTAFYDHTPVPETEEGKRAKAKERFEKAARFQGRIAERLVTASDDFTMYLWDPSQSTKPVARMLGHQKQVNHVTFSPDGTLIASAGWDNHTKLWNARDGKFINTLRGHVAPVYQCAFSADSRLLVTASKDTTLKVWSMASHKLSVDLPGHQDEVYAVDWAPDGKRVGSGGKDKAVRVWQN; this is encoded by the exons ATGGCGACAATTGTACCCCCTCCGTCGAAACGACAGAAGAGAGAGACTCTTGAACGAACGCAGACTCAGCAAGATGTTACAGCGATCGCTGCTGGCCCTGCTGGCTCCTTCAAGGCTCGATtccttgatggagatggcaAGCAGATGGCCGATGTGATTGAAGTTCCTCTAGCCGACGCCTCAGAAAAGAATCTCTCGCTATTATTGAATACGCTACTTGCAAGG GAAAGAGAAGAATTCCTCCCGTATCGATTCCGAATTCACATTCCCGGCAGCGACATCATCGTTGACCAATACCCTACCGATCTCCTTCAGCTCCTTCGCAACCATGGCATCGAGAACCCTTTCGAAACGACTGTTACCCTCAGCGCCGAGCCGCAGGCTGTTTTCAAGGTCCAGCCCGTTACGCGCATGTCCCACAAGATTCCTGGCCATGGTGAAGCAATCCTCGCAGCGCAGTTTAGCCCCAAAAACAGCAGCCGACTGGCAACTGGATCTGGAGACAAGACGGCGCGGATATGGGATACCGAGACTGGAACTCCTAAATACACTCTCTCGGGTCACACTGGATGGGTACTAGCAGTCGCTTGGTCCCCCGACGGTGCGCGACTCGCTACTGGAAGTTTCGACAAGACAGTTCGTCTTTGGAACCCCGACACTGGAAAGGCTGTTGGAAACCCCTTGACTGGTCACGCAAAATGGATTACCAATGTGGTTTGGGAGCCTTATCACCTCTGGAGAGACGGTACACCACGTCTTGCCAGTGCTAGCAAGGACGCAACAGTCCGAATATGGGTTGTCAACTCTGGCAAGACGGAGCACGTCCTGTCCGGACACAAGAGCAGCGTCAGTTGTGTGCGCTGGGGAGGAGAAGGTCTGATCTACAGCGCAAGTCACGACAAGACAGTCAGAGTATGGAACGCCGAGAAGGGAACCTTGGTACACACTTTGTCATCCCACGTTCACTGGGTGAATCATCTTGCCCTCTCAACAGATTTCGTCTTGAGGACTGCATTCTACGATCACACACCAGTGCCCGAGACGGAGGAAGGAAAGcgagccaaggccaaggagagATTCGAAAAGGCAGCCAGATTCCAGGGCAGAATCGCTGAGCGCTTGGTCACTGCCAGTGACGATTTCACCATGTACCTCTGGGATCCTTCTCAGAGCACCAAGCCTGTCGCACGTATGCTGGGTCACCAGAAGCAGGTGAACCATGTCACGTTTTCTCCTGATGGCACTCTCATTGCCAGTGCAGGCTGGGACAACCACACCAAACTCTGGAACGCCAG GGATGGCAAGTTTATCAACACACTCCGCGGCCACGTGGCTCCTGTGTACCAGTGCGCCTTTTCAGCAGACTCCAGACTACTCGTCACAGCATCAAAAGATACAACACTCAAGGTGTGGTCAATGGCATCTCACAAGCTCTCCGTTGATCTGCCCGGTCATCAGGATGAGGTGTACGCAGTGGATTGGGCGCCGGACGGCAAGAGAGTCGGCAGTGGTGGAAAGGACAAGGCAGTCCGGGTCTGGCAAAATTAG
- a CDS encoding quinate permease, whose product MGILTLKEDRPTPKAVYNWRVYACAAIASMAACTIGYDSAFIGTTLALPSFVQEFNFESYDPAALALTKQNIVSVYQAGAFFGSLFAYVSSYFLGRRWSLIIFSAVFMVGAGMMLGANGDRGLGLIIGGRVLAGIGVGGCSNMTPIYISELAPPAIRGRLVGLYELGWQAGGLVGFWINYGINQHLPYSPGQNENVWLIPFAVQLIPAGLLMVGAVFIPESPRWLFSKGKREQAIKNLCWMRNLSQDDVYIVEEINFIDAEIDRYHSAVGAGFWKPFAALKNRKVQWRFLLGGLLFVFQNGSGINAINYYSPTVFKSIGITGTNTSFLTTGIFGVVKTTLTFVWLMVLIDHMGRRNLLMIGAAGGAFSMYFIGAYIKIANTEAKLASGQDVSLSSGGIAAVFFFYLYTAFYTPSWNGTPWVLNSEMFDQNTRSLGQANAAANNWFWNFIIARFTEQMFRAWGFGVYIFFASLMILSIFFVFFCIPETKGVPLEAMDKLFATKPIWKANKIVMEDLRLQEEEFRHNADGVDMREEKAKAEQIEGAA is encoded by the exons ATGGGTATCTTGACTCTCAAGGAGGATCGGCCTACGCCAAAGGCCGTCTACAACTGGCGCGTCTACGCATGCGCCGCCATTGCGTCAATGGCTGCTTGTACGATTGGTTATGATTCTGCTTTTATCGGAACCACCCTGGCTTTGCCCTCGTTTGTTCAAGAGTTCAACTTTGAGAGCTACGATCCTGCTGCTTTGGCTCTGACCAAGCAGAACATTGTTTCTGTCTACCAAGCCGGTGCCTTTTTCGGTTCCCTTTTCGCCTACGTCAGCAGTTACTTTCTCGGTCGTCGATGGTCTCTTATCATATTCTCTGCCGTCTTCATGGTCGGAGCCGGTATGATGTTGGGTGCCAATGGTGACCGGGGTCTCGGTCTTATTATCGGCGGTCGTGTCTTGGCCGGTATCGGTGTCGGCGGATGCTCCAACATGACACCAATTTACATCTCTGAGCTGGCGCCACCTGCTATTCGTGGTCGCCTTGTCGGTCTCTACGAACTCGGCTGGCaggctggtggtcttgtcggTTTCTGGATCAACTACGGAATCAACCAGCATCTCCCTTACTCCCCTGGCCAAAACGAGAATGTCTGGCTCATTCCCTTTGCTGTTCAGCTCATCCCTGCTGGTCTTCTTATGGTCGGCGCTGTCTTTATTCCCGAGTCGCCTCGATGGTTGTTCTCCAAGGGCAAGCGTGAGCAGGCTATCAAGAACCTTTGCTGGATGCGAAATCTAAGCCAAGACGATGTTTacattgttgaggagattAACTTTATCGACGCCGAGATCGACCGATACCACAGTGCTGTTGGTGCCGGTTTCTGGAAGCCATTCGCTGCTCTCAAGAACCGTAAGGTTCAGTGGcgcttcctcctcggtggtCTCCTATTTGTGTTCCAAAATG GCTCCGGaatcaacgccatcaactACTACAGCCCTACCGTCTTCAAATCGATCGGCATTACCGGAACAAACACCAGCTTCCTCACCACGGgtatctttggtgttgtcaaGACTACTTTGACCTTTGTCTGGCTCATGGTTCTTATTGACCACATGGGTCGACGAAACCTCCTCATgattggtgctgctggtggtgcATTCTCCATGTACTTTATTGGTGCATacatcaagatcgccaacaCCGAGGCCAAGCTTGCTAGTGGACAAGATGTTTCTCTCTCCTCTGGTGGTATCGCAGCTGTGttcttcttctacctctACACTGCTTTCTACACCCCATCATGGAACGGCACACCTTGGGTTCTCAACTCTGAGATGTTTGACCAAAACACTCGATCTCTGGGTCAGGCCAACGCCGCTGCCAACAACTGGTTCTGGAACTTTATCATTGCCCGCTTCACTGAGCAAATGTTCCGAGCTTGGGGCTTTGGTGTTTACATCTTTTTCGCCTCTCTCATGatcctctccatcttctttgtctttttctgcATTCCCGAGACCAAGGGTGTGCCTCTGGAGGCTATGGACAAGCTGTTTGCGACCAAGCCTATCTGGAAGGCCAACAAGATTGTCATGGAGGATTTGAGATTGCAAGAGGAAGAGTTCCGACACAACGCTGACGGTGTTGACATGCGggaggaaaaggccaaggctgagcAGATTGAGGGTGCGGCTTAG